The genomic stretch AGACGGCGTTAGCCACAATCATGGCTGAGGTGAGGCTCCCGGGTAGACTCCCAAATATTTTCTCCGCTCCTCCAAAAAGGGATCGCACAGTTCCCGTGTTGGCATATATCGTCCCCATAAAAACAAAGAGCGGGATGGCGGTGAAGGTGAAGGAGTTCATAATTTCAAACGCGGCACGGGCGAAGTAATCCAGGGGTTGATGAACGAAAAGAAGGAGCCCGAGTCCAGCCACGATTCCCATGGCCGAGGCGATCTCAATTCCCAGAGCCAAAAGAAGAACCAAGCCACCAAGAATGACGAGAGACATTAATTCCAGACTCACAGAGCTAGACCTCTACTTTTTCACCTACCCGAACCTTGGCAATGGCCCGGGCAATATCTGCAATCAGCAGCAGGGTAAGCAAGACAAACCCGATGAATACGGTTAATTGAGGCCAAAACAAAGGGAAGGTAAGCCAGGTTGACGACCTCAGATTGATTTTGAGGGCATAAGTGATCATTTTGTAGGCAGCCCGATCCATCTCGATGAGGAAGATTAAGGTAAATATCAGCCCCAACAGCCTTATCCAGCTATAGGCTCTGGACGAAAGTCGGTTCACGAAAATTTCAATCCGAACATGCCCTTTTTGCCTCCAGGTGTAAGCCAGGCCGAGGTAGGAGAGGGCGACGAGCATATACGCGCTGAACTCATCGGCTACCATGAGGGGCTGGTGCAGCACATACCTCATGAATACATCTACGACAACCAACATCATCATGAGCGGCACCAGCCACCCCGAGAAGTAGCCACCCAGATCAGCAATTTTTTCGATAATGTAACCTAACTGTTTCATAGGTTGAAAAACTTGGCCTTTCGACCGCGCTCAAATCCAACCCTGAGCAGCTCCGGTTTTAAGGCCGGAGAGGAAGCCGAAGGGTTGGCTCTGGAAGGGCGCTATTTTTTCATCATAACCTTAGCGCCGCCGGCATATTGGGCAGCGATGTCCAGGATCTGCTTGCCCTGCGGACCGGCGAGTTCGAGCCATTTGTCAATGGTGGGTCTCACGAGATCTCTCGCCTTATTGATTTCAGCCTGGGTCGGTTGGGTAACTTTCATTCGGCTGAC from Deltaproteobacteria bacterium encodes the following:
- a CDS encoding TRAP transporter small permease, whose translation is MKQLGYIIEKIADLGGYFSGWLVPLMMMLVVVDVFMRYVLHQPLMVADEFSAYMLVALSYLGLAYTWRQKGHVRIEIFVNRLSSRAYSWIRLLGLIFTLIFLIEMDRAAYKMITYALKINLRSSTWLTFPLFWPQLTVFIGFVLLTLLLIADIARAIAKVRVGEKVEV